The proteins below come from a single Rhizobium sp. BT04 genomic window:
- a CDS encoding CpaF family protein, whose product MFGKRGNEGSGKVGGAIAPPPPAPAAAPAASSPSILVEPSRESARQQVTPPPMQTPQRKRPARTDEYYDTKAQVFSALIDTIDLSQLSKLDGESAREEIRDIVNDIITIKNFAMSISEQEELLEDICNDVLGYGPLEPLLARDDIADIMVNGAGQTFIEVGGKTIESEIRFRDNAQLLSICQRIVSQVGRRVDESSPICDARLPDGSRVNVIAPPLSIDGPALTIRKFKKDKLTLDQLVRFGAITPEGATVLQVIGRVRCNVVISGGTGSGKTTLLNCLTNYIDRDERVITCEDTAELQLQQPHVVRLETRPPNIEGEGEITMRDLVKNCLRMRPERIIVGEVRGPEVFDLLQAMNTGHDGSMGTIHANTPRECLSRIESMIAMGGFTLPAKTVREIISSSVDVIIQAARLRDGSRRITQITEVIGMEGDVIITQDLMRYEIEGEDAGGRLIGRHMSTGVGKPHFWDRARYFNEEKRLAAALDAMEAKSKE is encoded by the coding sequence ATGTTTGGAAAACGCGGAAATGAAGGTTCCGGAAAGGTCGGAGGGGCGATTGCTCCTCCGCCGCCGGCCCCGGCCGCTGCCCCTGCGGCCTCGTCCCCCTCCATTCTGGTCGAACCTTCGCGCGAGTCCGCACGCCAGCAGGTGACGCCGCCGCCGATGCAGACGCCGCAGCGCAAGCGCCCGGCCCGCACCGATGAATATTACGACACCAAGGCGCAGGTCTTTTCCGCCCTGATCGATACGATCGATCTCTCGCAGCTTTCCAAGCTCGACGGCGAAAGCGCCCGCGAGGAAATCCGCGACATCGTCAACGACATCATCACCATCAAGAACTTTGCGATGTCGATCTCCGAGCAGGAAGAGCTGCTCGAGGATATCTGCAACGACGTTCTCGGCTACGGCCCGCTGGAGCCGTTGCTGGCGCGCGACGATATCGCCGACATCATGGTCAACGGCGCCGGCCAGACTTTCATCGAAGTCGGCGGCAAGACGATCGAATCGGAGATCCGCTTCCGCGACAATGCGCAGCTTCTGTCGATCTGCCAGCGTATCGTCAGCCAGGTCGGCCGCCGTGTCGACGAATCGAGCCCGATCTGCGACGCCCGCCTGCCGGACGGTTCGCGCGTCAACGTCATCGCGCCGCCGCTGTCGATCGATGGGCCGGCACTCACCATCCGCAAATTCAAGAAGGACAAGCTGACGCTCGATCAGCTCGTCCGTTTCGGCGCGATCACACCGGAGGGCGCGACCGTGTTGCAGGTCATCGGGCGCGTGCGCTGCAACGTCGTCATCTCGGGCGGTACCGGCTCGGGCAAGACGACGCTGCTGAACTGCCTTACCAACTATATCGACAGGGATGAACGCGTCATCACCTGCGAAGATACGGCCGAACTGCAGCTGCAGCAGCCGCATGTCGTGCGTTTGGAAACACGCCCGCCGAATATCGAAGGCGAGGGCGAGATCACCATGCGCGATCTCGTCAAGAACTGCCTGCGTATGCGTCCCGAGCGCATCATCGTCGGCGAAGTGCGCGGACCTGAGGTTTTCGACTTGCTGCAGGCGATGAACACCGGTCACGACGGCTCCATGGGCACCATCCACGCCAACACGCCGCGCGAATGCCTGAGCCGTATCGAATCGATGATCGCCATGGGTGGTTTTACCCTGCCGGCAAAGACGGTGCGTGAGATCATCTCCAGCTCGGTGGACGTGATCATCCAGGCGGCGCGCCTTCGCGACGGTTCGCGCCGCATCACCCAGATCACCGAGGTGATCGGCATGGAAGGCGACGTCATCATCACCCAGGACCTGATGCGTTACGAGATCGAAGGCGAGGATGCGGGCGGCCGCCTGATCGGCCGGCACATGTCGACCGGCGTCGGCAAGCCGCACTTCTGGGATCGCGCCCGTTACTTCAACGAGGAAAAGCGTCTTGCCGCTGCCCTCGACGCGATGGAAGCGAAATCGAAGGAATAG
- a CDS encoding type II secretion system F family protein, which yields MFGFDPIVLAIVVLAAVSAAAVAYALMFSRIEADKKSASRINRVKSAESDRVKVKAARDRVQELSKRRKSVQDNLKDLEKRQHEKAKKALSLKSRLVQAGLTITLGKFYLFSAIFACVVLLMAFIVGASLMVMIGVAVVAGLGLPRWVVGFLIKRRQNKFLNELPNALDVITRSIKSGLPLNDAIRLIATEGTEPVKSEFRRVIEAQQVGLSIPDACARMTIHMPLQEVNFFAIVIAIQSQAGGNLSEAIGNLSKVLRERRKMKSKVQALSMEAKASAVIIGALPFIVATLVYMTSPNYMMILFTDPRGHFIMGFSAIWMSIGIFVMRNMVNFDI from the coding sequence ATGTTCGGGTTCGATCCGATAGTGCTGGCAATCGTCGTCCTCGCCGCCGTCTCGGCGGCGGCGGTGGCCTATGCCCTGATGTTTTCCCGGATCGAGGCCGACAAGAAATCGGCAAGCCGCATCAACCGCGTCAAATCGGCCGAAAGTGACCGGGTCAAAGTCAAGGCTGCCCGCGACCGGGTGCAGGAACTGTCGAAGCGCCGCAAATCGGTGCAGGACAATCTCAAGGATCTGGAAAAGCGCCAGCACGAAAAGGCCAAGAAGGCCCTGTCGCTGAAATCCCGGCTGGTGCAGGCCGGCCTGACGATCACGTTGGGGAAATTCTATCTCTTCAGCGCCATCTTTGCCTGCGTGGTGCTGCTCATGGCCTTCATCGTCGGTGCATCGCTGATGGTGATGATCGGCGTCGCCGTCGTCGCCGGTCTCGGCCTGCCGCGCTGGGTCGTCGGCTTCCTGATCAAGCGCCGCCAGAACAAGTTCCTCAACGAACTCCCCAATGCGCTCGACGTCATCACCCGCTCGATCAAATCGGGTCTGCCGCTCAACGATGCGATCCGGTTGATCGCAACCGAAGGCACTGAGCCTGTTAAAAGCGAATTCCGGCGCGTGATCGAGGCGCAGCAGGTAGGCCTCAGCATTCCCGATGCCTGCGCCCGCATGACGATCCATATGCCGCTTCAGGAAGTCAACTTCTTCGCCATCGTCATCGCCATCCAGTCGCAGGCCGGCGGCAATCTGTCGGAAGCGATCGGCAACCTCTCCAAGGTGCTGCGCGAGCGCAGGAAGATGAAGTCCAAGGTCCAGGCGCTGTCGATGGAAGCCAAGGCGTCGGCCGTCATCATCGGTGCTCTGCCCTTCATCGTCGCGACCCTCGTCTACATGACGTCGCCGAACTACATGATGATCCTTTTCACCGATCCGCGCGGCCATTTCATCATGGGCTTCTCGGCGATCTGGATGTCGATCGGCATCTTCGTCATGCGCAACATGGTCAATTTTGACATCTAG
- a CDS encoding type II secretion system F family protein produces MSQDLAATLTNPSMLIALFVAIAVFATFYTIAIPFFERGDLNKRMKAVSTEREQIRARERARMNTEPGAGKASLRSQNNRSVRQIVERFNLRKALVDDNTVNKLRAAGFRSENALNTFLVARFLLPFLFLALAAFWVFGLGNLAERGMPIRLFAVIGIGYLGFYAPNIYISNRMGKRQHSIKRAWPDALDLMLICVESGISIEAAMRRVSEELGEQSPALAEEMVLTTAELSFLPDRRVALENLATRTQIELVRSVTQALIQADRYGTPVAQALRVLAQEGRDERMNEAEKKAAALPPKLTVPMILFFLPVLIAVILGPAGIQVADKF; encoded by the coding sequence ATGTCGCAGGATCTTGCCGCAACCCTGACCAATCCGAGCATGCTGATCGCCCTCTTCGTCGCGATCGCCGTCTTCGCCACCTTTTACACGATCGCCATTCCCTTCTTCGAGCGTGGCGATCTCAACAAGCGTATGAAGGCTGTTTCGACCGAGCGCGAGCAGATCCGCGCTCGCGAACGCGCCCGCATGAACACCGAACCCGGCGCCGGCAAGGCCTCGCTCAGGAGCCAGAACAACCGCTCGGTCCGCCAGATCGTCGAGCGCTTCAACCTGCGCAAGGCGCTCGTCGACGACAATACTGTCAACAAGCTGCGTGCCGCCGGTTTCCGCTCGGAGAATGCGCTGAATACCTTCCTTGTCGCGCGTTTCCTGCTGCCCTTTCTCTTCCTGGCGCTCGCCGCCTTCTGGGTCTTCGGCCTCGGCAATCTCGCCGAAAGGGGCATGCCCATCCGCCTTTTCGCCGTCATCGGCATCGGTTATCTCGGCTTCTACGCGCCGAACATCTATATTTCGAACCGCATGGGCAAGCGCCAGCACTCGATCAAGCGCGCCTGGCCGGATGCGCTTGATTTGATGCTGATCTGCGTCGAATCCGGCATTTCGATCGAGGCCGCGATGCGTCGCGTGTCGGAAGAGCTCGGCGAGCAGTCGCCGGCGCTGGCCGAAGAGATGGTGCTGACCACGGCCGAGCTCTCTTTCCTGCCGGACCGCCGCGTCGCGCTCGAAAATCTTGCCACGCGCACCCAGATCGAGCTGGTGCGCTCGGTCACCCAGGCGCTGATCCAGGCCGATCGCTACGGCACGCCGGTCGCCCAGGCGCTGCGCGTTCTCGCCCAGGAAGGACGTGACGAGCGCATGAACGAAGCGGAAAAGAAGGCGGCCGCCCTGCCGCCGAAACTGACGGTGCCGATGATCCTGTTCTTCCTGCCGGTGCTGATCGCCGTCATTCTCGGTCCGGCCGGCATCCAGGTGGCAGACAAGTTCTGA
- a CDS encoding LysE family translocator: MSSAGVFISIVAALAVGAMSPGPSFVVVSRIAISRSRLDGLAAALGMGAGGVVFAVLALAGLTALLSQFEWLYILLKVAGGAYLLYIAVNIWRGAAQPLEVSDAVHSHRAPMRSFTTALLTQLSNPKTIIVYASLFAALLPRTIPLDLMIALPLGVFAVEAGWYSIVAFVFSARHPRRLYLAAKSWIDRAAGAVMGGLGLRLILSGLSAR; the protein is encoded by the coding sequence ATGTCTTCTGCAGGCGTTTTCATCAGCATCGTGGCAGCCCTGGCGGTCGGTGCCATGAGTCCCGGCCCGAGCTTCGTGGTCGTCTCCAGGATTGCTATTTCGCGGTCACGGCTGGACGGTCTTGCGGCGGCACTCGGCATGGGCGCCGGCGGTGTGGTTTTTGCCGTGCTGGCGCTCGCCGGTCTGACGGCACTGCTGTCGCAGTTCGAATGGCTCTATATCTTGCTGAAGGTCGCAGGCGGTGCCTATCTCCTCTATATCGCCGTCAACATCTGGAGAGGCGCGGCGCAGCCGCTCGAGGTTTCCGACGCCGTCCATAGCCACCGAGCACCGATGCGCAGCTTCACGACCGCGTTGCTGACCCAGCTCAGCAACCCGAAGACCATCATTGTCTATGCCAGCCTCTTTGCCGCGCTTCTGCCAAGGACGATACCGCTTGATCTGATGATTGCGCTGCCGCTCGGCGTCTTTGCGGTGGAAGCGGGGTGGTATTCGATCGTGGCATTCGTTTTCTCGGCCCGCCACCCGCGGCGGCTCTATCTCGCAGCGAAGAGCTGGATAGACCGGGCCGCCGGTGCCGTCATGGGCGGCCTTGGCCTGCGTCTCATTCTTTCGGGCCTGAGTGCCCGTTAA
- a CDS encoding tetratricopeptide repeat protein, translated as MPASLTITFTHRILQSAAASLIVLALAGCSTTKDRMTTGSVPKLTKPVEEMDATELRAATDRLGQAYEKNPRDPVTGVSYANLLRMNGRDTQALAVMQQVAIANPSDRNVLAAYGKAQAAAGQFQQALDTIGRAQTPDRPDWKLISAEGAILDQMGKASDARQRYRDALDIQPNEPSILSNLGMSYVLTGDLRTAETYLRSAASQPTADSRVRQNLALVVGLQGRFPEAEQIARRELSPQQADANVAYLRSMLSQQNSWQKLAAKDKTPGATDGSNTN; from the coding sequence ATGCCTGCCTCGCTCACCATCACATTCACCCATCGTATCCTGCAGAGTGCCGCGGCATCGCTGATCGTGCTCGCACTTGCCGGTTGCTCGACCACCAAGGACCGGATGACGACAGGCTCGGTACCGAAGCTCACCAAACCTGTTGAAGAGATGGACGCGACCGAGCTGCGCGCGGCGACGGACCGGCTCGGCCAAGCCTATGAAAAGAACCCGCGCGATCCCGTCACCGGCGTCAGCTATGCCAATCTGCTGCGCATGAACGGCCGCGACACGCAGGCGCTCGCCGTCATGCAGCAGGTGGCGATCGCCAACCCCAGCGACCGTAATGTGCTGGCCGCCTACGGCAAGGCGCAGGCGGCGGCCGGCCAGTTCCAGCAGGCGCTCGACACGATCGGCCGCGCCCAGACGCCGGACCGTCCGGATTGGAAGCTGATCTCGGCCGAAGGTGCGATCCTCGACCAGATGGGCAAGGCAAGCGACGCCAGACAGCGCTATCGTGATGCACTCGACATCCAGCCGAACGAACCCTCCATCCTTTCCAACCTTGGCATGTCCTACGTGCTGACCGGCGATCTTCGCACCGCCGAAACCTACCTGCGCTCGGCCGCCAGCCAACCCACAGCCGACAGCCGCGTCAGGCAGAATCTTGCCCTCGTCGTCGGCCTGCAGGGACGCTTTCCGGAAGCCGAGCAGATCGCGCGGCGTGAGCTTTCGCCACAGCAGGCCGATGCCAATGTCGCCTATCTCAGAAGCATGCTCTCCCAGCAGAATTCCTGGCAAAAACTCGCCGCCAAGGACAAGACGCCGGGAGCGACGGACGGCAGCAATACCAACTGA